GAAGTATCTCTACTTCTTGTTGCGGCGCTGGTGACGGGTCTTGCGAAGCAACTTGCGGTGCTTCTTCTTGGCCATACGCTTGCGACGCTTCTTGATAACTGAACCCACGAAAGTTCCTTACAAACTAGATGCAGTACCTGCCTGATGGGGAATGTCCGCGGACAAAGCTACGAACTGAACAACTGACAGATTCTTACAATGACGTAAAACGTTCCTTAACAGGGTACCGCTTATCGGGAGCGGCTCAGGACAGGCCCCTTAGGCGGTCTCGGTGTGGCCGTCCACAACAGCACCCTTGAGGTACTGTTCGACGGCGTTTTCGGGGACCCGGTAGGAGCGGCCGAAGCGCACCGCGGGCATTTCGCCGGAGTGAACCAGGCGGTAAACAGTCATTTTGGAGACGCGCATGACCTCAGCTACTTCAGCCACGGTCAGGAACTTCGCGTTGGAGAAGTTCTGTTCTGCCGACATTTCCCTATTTTCCTTTGCTGACGGATGGACAACAGTGACCCCAGGTACGTGCCAATGCGGTGTTCCGATGCTGAGCCATCCACCAACCACCTTAAATAGATACTGTAGATGTTCATGTGGCAGATGTGAAAGTAGTGGCCTCCCCTATTTCACCCCTAATTCTGCTGCCGCCGCTTCCGCCCTGATGCCGCCAGTTGCTCCAGGACAGAAGCGGAGACATCCCAGTCCATGCAGGCGTCGGTGACGCTCTGGCCGTAGACCAGTTCCGCCCGTCCCGCGGCGTACTCATCAACGTCAAGGTTCTGGGCGCCGCCCACCAGGAAGCTTTCCAGCATCACACCGGCCACGGCCCGGGCCGCCGCGCCGCCTTCCTCAAGCTGGGCACCGATTTCCAGCGCCACCTCAGCCTGCCGGTGATGGCTCTTGCCACTGTTGGCGTGGCTCGCGTCAACGATCAGGCGGGGGTTGAGCCCCTTGCCCGCCAGTTCGGTGGAGGCGCGTTCAACGTCGGCCGCTGAGTAGTTGGGTCCCTTCCGGCCGCCCCGGAGGATCACGTGGGTGTCGGGGTTTCCGGCCGTTGCCACCAGCGCGGCCCGGCCTTCGCCGTCGATCCCCAGGAAGGCCTGGGCTGCCGCGGCGGCACCGCAGGCATCGATGGCAACCTGCAGGCCGCCGTCGGTCCCGTTCTTGAAGCCAATGGGCATGGAGAGCCCGGAAGCCAGCTGGCGGTGGATCTGGCTCTCGGTGGTGCGGGCACCGATGGCTCCCCAGGAGATCAGGTCCGCCATGTACTGGGGGCTGATCGGCTCCAGGAATTCAGTGGCGGTGGGCAGGCCCAGCGCGGTGACCTGCTGCAGGAACTGCCTTGCGGTGCGCAGGCCGGTGACCATGTCGTGGCTGCCGTCCAGCCGGGGATCGTTGATCAGGCCCTTCCAGCCCACCGTGGTGCGCGGCTTCTCGAAGTAGGTCCGCATGACGATCAGCAGGTCTTCCTTGTGCTTCTCGGCCTGGCTGACCAGCCGGCGGGCGTACTCCAGCCCTGCCTTGGGGTCGTGGATGGAGCAGGGTCCCACGATGACCAGCAGGCGGTCGTCCACCCCGTCCATGATGGCGCGCACCTCGTCGCGTCCGCGTTCGACGACGGCGGCCTCCCGGTCGCCGAGCGGCAGTTTGGTGAGAAGCGCCGAAGGTGCCGGCAGCGCAGTGAATTCGCTGACGCGCAGGTTGGATGTGGACTTGGTGGCGGGGGCTGCTGCTGTTGCGGTGCTCATGTTCAGGGTCCTGTTCCAGATGGGAAGCGGGCCCGGATTTCAGAACCCGCCGGAGAAACGGCGAAGGGCAGAGAATGATCTCTGCCCTGTTGGCTCTGAAGGAAGTTGGATGCGTGTCAGTTAGACGCGGGCCCCTCCAGAGCCAACGAAAAATACGCATACCAACGGTTAGTCATGGAAGAGACCATAAACCCGGCATATGGCGGCCGCAAAATCGGTTGCGTCACATTCCGTCCCAGGCCTGTTCGCGGCTCCGAACGCACAAGGCAAGGATCCGCGAACAACCCTGGGTTTGCCGCCGCCTACCCCAGGAGCTTGCGCAGGAACTGCAGCTGGCGGATCCAGTGGTGTTCCTGGCCGCCCTCATGGTTGTTGAACCGGTACACCTCAATGTCCTTCACGGCACCGGTGGCCGATGAGGCGTCGGTGCCAGTCGCGTAGGCGTTGTAGCTGGCGAACACCGTGGACGGCGGGCAGATGTCGTCCATTTGCGCAGCCGAGTACAGCGCCGGCACCGTGGCCCAGCGGGCCAGGTTGACGCCGTCGAAATAGTTCAGGACGCTAAGTGCGGCGTCGTAGCGGTCCCGGTGCCGCGCCAGGAACTGGGCGATCTCCGGGTAGGGCCCGCGGGGAGTGATGTCGATGGCGCGGGGAAAGTCCTGCAGGAAGGGGACGTCGGGCAGCGCGGCGATGACGCCGTCGAGCCGTCCCGCAGTGAGCCCCGCCGTGGCCACCACCAGCCCGCCGCCCTGGCTGACACCGGCCAGCACCACTTTTGCAGGATCGACGGCGGGGTGGGCCTGGGCGGCCTCCACCGCGCGGAAGGCGTCCACGTAGACGCGGCGGTAGTAGTAGTCCTCCCGGCTGGTGATGCCCCTGGTCATGAGGCCCGCGTGCGCCACATCCCCGGCGGACGGGTGGGGATCCGCGGTGTCCCCCAGCGTGCCGCCGTACCCCTGGCCCCGGGTGTCCATGATGAAGTGTGCGTACCCGGCCTGCGCCCACCGGGTGTCCTGGTTGGCCAGGCCGCGGCCGCCGGAATAGCCAATGTAGTTCACCACCACCGGCAGCCGGACGCCTGCCTCCCGGTTGGCGGGAAGGTGCAGCCAGCCTTTGACGGGCGCGCCGCCAAAGCCGGAGAAGGTGACGTCGAAGGTATCGATCACCGTGAGGTAGTTATCCACCGGTTCGAAGGTCGCGTCGAGTGGAAAGGTCCGCGCTTCGTCCAGGGTGGCGTCCCAGAAGGCAGCCAGGTCCCCGGGCGGTGTGACATCGGAGGTGTAGCTGCGGAGCGCGGCCAGGGGCAGGTCGAAGAGGGGCATCGTTGTCCTGTTCTGTGTCGGTTGGTCCGCAGGCCCGCGGTGGAGTTCTCTATTTCTACTGCATGGATCGGTGGCGCACGCTGATGAGTGGTTCAAAGCGCCGAAGGCTGGTTCCGGCGGCGATGATTCCGCGCAGGTGCGGCAGCCCGCCGGTGGCGGCCCCGGCAGCACGGGCCTGGACCAGGATGTTGCCCAGGGCGGTGGCTTCGACGGGTCCGGCCACCACCGGGCGCCCGGTGGCGTTGGCTGTGAGCTGGCACAGCAGGGTGTTCTGGGAACCCCCTCCCACCACGTGCACCACGTCCACTTCACGGTTGGCGAGGCGTTCCGCGGCGGTGATGGTCCTGGCGTATCCGGCGGCGAGGCTGTCCATGATGCAGCGGGTGATGGCCGCGGGATCATCGGCCAGGACCTCGCCGGTACGGCGGACCGCCGCGCGGATGCGCCCGGGCATGTTGTCCGGGGCAATGAAGTACGGGTCATCGGCATTGATCTGCGGCCCGCCGGCGGGGAGGGCCGCGGCGGCGGCGAGCAGGGCGGCCAGGTCGGGCTGGTAGCCTTCACCGGCCCAGGTGCGCTGGCATTCGCTCAGCAGCCAGAGGCCGCCGACGTTCCGCAGGTAGCGGATGGTGCCGTCCACGCCGCGCTCGTTGGTGAAGTTCGCCTCGCGGCTGGCCTCGGTGAGGACCGGGTGCTTGAGTTCCAGGCCCACCAGGGACCAGGTGCCGGAGGAGATGTACGCGAAGTTCTCCCCGCTGTCCCCGTCTGCCACAGCGGGGACGGCGGCGACGGCGGAGGCAGTGTCATGCGAGCCGACGGCCACCACGGGGGTTTCGGCAGGAAGCCCCACGGCCGCGGCTATGTCCGGCAGGAGCGTGCCCACCGTGTCGCCGGGCTGGATCAGCGGCGGGAACAGGTCCTTCCGCAGTCCCAGCGCCGCGAAGAATTCGGTGGCCCATTCCCCGGCCACGGCGTCAAACAGGCCCGTGGTGGAGGCGTTGGTGGCCTCGGTCCGCCGCACTCCGGTGAGCAGGAACGCGATCAGGTCCGGGATCAGGAGGGCCTGCAGCCCGACCAAGTTCTTCTCGGTGGCCAGTTGGTAGATCGTGTTGAACTGCAGGAACTGCAGCCCCGTGGTTTGGTACAGCCGCGCCGGGTCCAGCTTGGCGTGGACGGGCGCGACGGCGGTCCTGCTGCGGTCGTCGCGGTAGCTGTACGGCTGCGCCACGAGTTTGCCCGCGCTGTCCACCAGGCCATAGTCCACCGCCCAGGTGTCGATGCCAATGCTGCCGATCTTTTCGCCACGGGCTGCCGCCGCCGCAGCGGCCGCCCGCAGTCCCGCGAGCACCTCCGCGAACAAGGCGTCGAAGTCCCAGCGGAGGCCGCCGTCGCGCTCCACCACGCCGTTGGGGAAGCGGTGGACGGTTTCCAGCGCCACCCCGTCCCGGGACACGCGGCCCAGGATCACGCGTCCCGAGGAAGCACCAATATCGACGGCGGCGAAAACGCCGCCGGTCGGCACGCCCGTGCTCATCGCAGGAAGGCTGCGGCCACTCCGGCGTCCACGGGGATGTGCAGGCCGGTGGTGTGGGACAGTTCGTTGCTGGTGAGGACGGCGGCGGCATTGGCCACGTGCTCGGGCAGGACTTCGCGCTTGAGCAGCGTGCGCTGGGCGTAGTACTCGCCCAGCTTCTCCTCGTCCACGCCGTAGACCGCGGCACGTTTGGCGCCCCAGCCGCCGGCGAAGATCCCGGAGCCGCGGACCACGCCGTCGGGGTTGATGCCGTTGACGCGGATGCCGTGCTCGCCCAGTTCGGCCGCGAGCAGGCGCACCTGGTGGGCCTGGTCTGCCTTGGTGGCGGAGTAGGCGATGTTGTTGGGGCCGGCGAACACGGAGTTCTTGGAGGAGATGTAGATGATGTCCCCGCCCATGCCCTGGGCGATCATGACCTTCGCCGCGGCCTTCGCCACCAGGAAGGAGCCTTTGGCCATGACGTTGTGCTGCAGGTCCCAGTCCTTTTCGGTGGTTTCCAGCAGCGGCTTGGAGATGGACAGGCCGGCGTTGTTGACCACCAGGTCCACGCCGCCGAATGCCAGGACTGCCGCGTCGATGGCTGCGGACACCTGCGCCTCGTCGGTCACGTCCGCCTGGACACCGATGGCGACGTCGGCACCGCCCAGTTCCTCGGCGACCTTTTGTGCGTTCTCCAGGTTCAGGTCGGCAATGACGACGCACGCGCCGTCGGACGCCAACCGGGTGGCGATGGCCTTGCCGATGCCGGACGCCGCACCGGTGACCAGCGCGATGCGGGTGGCGTGGGACTTGGGCTTGGGCATCCGGGCCAGTTTGGCTTCCTCCAGTGCCCAGTACTCGATGCGGAATTTCTCGGATTCCTCGATCGGGGCGTAGGTGGAGATGGCCTCCGCGCCGCGCATGACGTTGATGGCGTTGATGTAGAACTCGCCGGCAACGCGGGCGGTCTGCTTGTTGGCGCCGAAGGAGAACATGCCCACGCCGGGGACCAGCACGATCGCCGGGTCCGCGCCGCGCAGCGCCGGGCTGCCGGCGTCGGCATGGCGGTCGTAGTACGCCTGGTAGTCCTCGCGGTAATCGGCATGCAGCTCGTGCAGCCGTGAGATCGAGTCCTCGATGGAGGCGTCCGCCGGCAGGTCCAGGATCAGCGGCTTGACCTTGGTGCGCAGGAAGTGGTCCGGGCAGGAGGTCCCCAGGCCGCCCAGCCGTGGGTGCTCCGCGGACTCCAGGAAGTCAAGGACGACGGCGTCATCGCTGAAGTGCCCCAGCTGCGGCCTGTCCGTGGAGGCCAGGCCCCGGATCACCGGCGCCAGGGCTGCGGCCTTGGCGCGGCGTTCGGCCTCGGGCAGGGCAGCGTAACCGGGAAGCTTGTGCCCGAAGGGCTCGGCCTTCCCGTTCTCCGCGATGTATTTTTCGGCCTGGTCGATGATCCACAGCGAATTCTGCTCCGCTTCTTCGCTGGTGGTACCCCAGGCGGTGATGCCGTGGCCGCCCAGGATGGTGCCGATGGCCTGCGGGTTGGCGTCCTTGATCGCGGCGATGTCCAGGCCCAGCTGGAACCCGGGACGGCGCCAGGGCACCCAGACCACCTTGTCACCGAAGATCTTGGTGGTCAGCGCCTCGCCGTCCACCGCCGTCGCGATGGCGATGCCGGAGTCCGGGTGCAGGTGGTCAACGTGTGCGGCGTCCACCAGGCCGTGCATCGCCGTATCGATCGATGGCGCAGCCCCGCCTTTGCCGTGCAGGCAGTAATCGAACGCGGCCACCATCTCGTCCTCGCGCTCCACGCCCGGGTAGACATTCTTCAAAGCACTCAAACGGTCCAGCCGCAGCACCGCAAGGTTCCCGGCCTTCAGGGTGCCCAGATCACCGCCGGAACCCTTGACCCACAACAGCTGGACGTCCTCGCCCGTGACGGGGTCCTTTTCGGTGCCCTTGGCGGAGGTGTTGCCGCCGGCGAAGTTGGTGTTCCGCTTGTCCGCCCCAAGGCGGTTGGAACGGGCAATCAGGTCTTCCACAGTCTTGTTCGTCATAGCTGAATCAGGCGCCCCATCCGGCTTGCTGGCCGCCCACGCGGTCCTCGTTGATCTGTTTCTGGTAACCGCTGGCCTTGAAGGCGGCCATCGGGTCCGCGGGCAGGCCGCGGGATTCACGCCACCCGGCCAGGATGGGCCGGACGTCCGTGTAGAAGGCATCGTTGAAGATGCCGTTGGCGGCCAGGACATCGCCGGCTCGCTGCGCTTCACCCAGCGCCGCGGTGTCCACCAGCAGGGCACGCAGCGTCATTTCCTGGACATTGAGTACGGAGCGGATCTGGCCGGGGATCTTCTCTTCCAGGTTGTGGCACTGGTCCAGCATCAGCGCCACGCCGGAGTCCTTGCCGTACCCGCCGCCCCGGATCACTTCGTGCATGATGCGGAACAGCTGGAACGGGTCGGCGGCACCCACGATCAGGTCGTCGTCGGCGTAGAAGCGGGAGTTGAAGTCGAAGGAACCCAGCTTGCCCAGGCGCAGCAGCTGCATGACGATGAACTCGATGTTGGTGCCAGGGGCATGGTGGCCGGTGTCCAGGCAGACGAATGCCTTCTCCCCCAGGGCCAGGGTCTGGGCGTAGGAAGTGCCCCAGTCCGGCACATCGGTGTGATAGAACGCCGGCTCAAAGAACTTGTACTCCAGCACCAGGCGCTGCCCATCCCCCAGGGCCGCATAGATCTCCTGCAGCGACTCGGACAGCCGGTCCTGGCGGCCGCGGATGTCATCCTGGCCCGGGTAGTTGGTGCCGTCCGCCAGCCAGATCTTGAGGTCCTGCGAACCCGTGGCGTGCATGATGTCGATGCACTCGAGGTGGTGGTCGATGGCCCGGCGCCGGACGGCCAGGTTGGAAGAGGTGAGTGACCCGAACTTGTACTCGTCGTCCTGGAAGGTGTTGGAGTTGATGGTGCCCAGCCCCACGCCCAGGCCGGCCGCGTACTCCTTCAGGGCGGAGTAGTCGTCCACCTTGTCCCACGGGATGTGCAGTGCCACGGTGGGGGCCAGGCCGGTCAGCTCGTGGACCTTGGCGGCATCCGCCAGCTTTTCCTGGACTGTTCGCGGCGTGCCGGGAGTGCCGAACACCTTGAACCGCGTACCTGAATTTCCATAAGCCCACGAAGGGACCTCGATGGCAAGCTCCCCGAGCCTGCCCAGCGCCGTTGCTACGTCGTTCATGTTGGTTCTTTCCGGTGTTGAGCGTCTGTCTGATGCGTTTGGTTGGTGCCCCGCTGCTGGAGCCTGCGTGCCGGCTGTTGCCTGCTGTTCCGGTGCCCCGGTGGTCCTGCGTCCTGCGTCCGGTCCTGCCCGTCAGCCTTCGGGGTGCTGCGCCGCCAGCTGGCTGTCCAGGTTGAAGACTTCCTCCAGCACCTGGAACCCTTCGTCGGGAGCCTGGCCGGAGTCCTCGAAAAGGGTTGCCATCTCAGCCTGCCAGCGGGCGTTCACGTCCGTCAGGGCCATGCGGGCACGGACGGCGTCAAAGTCGTCGCACTCCACGTACCCCACCAGGAGTCCGTCTCCACCCAGGAACAGGGAGTAGTTGTGCCAGCCCGCCTCCTTGAGTGCGTTCAGCATTTCCGGCCACACTGCGGCATGCCGGCGCCGGTATTCATCAATCAGCGCCGGCTGGACCGAGGAACGGAAACACACCCTCATGTGGACACCCTTTCAAACTTCCCGAAGTTTTGAATCGTTTCATTGGTACGATTCAAAGTACTCTTGGATTTGAGCAGGTGTCAAGCAATGGCAAAAACTTTTGATTTCCCGCGCGGAAGCTCCCGCGGCGGGAATGTCGGCACGGAGAATCGATGAACCGCACAGCCAGTATCAAGGACGTGGCCACCCACGCGGGCGTGGCCGTGGGGACGGTATCCAATGTCCTCAACTATCCCGACCGGGTGTCCGACCGGACCAGGGAACGAGTCCTGCGCTCCATCGACGAACTGGGATTTGTCCGCAACGATGCCGCCCGCCAACTCCGCGTTGGCCACAGCCGCACCATCGGACTCATTGTCCTGGACGTCGGCAACCCGTTCTTCACCTCCGTGGTCCGCGCGGCGGAGGACGCCGCAGCGCTGCAGGGAAGCGCCGTCCTGCTGGGCGACAGCGGCCACAACGCCGGCCGGGAGGCGAACTACATCGACCTCTTCCAGGAGCAGCGCGTGCAGGGCCTGCTCATCTCGCCGGTAGGCGATGTAACGGAAAGGCTGGACCTCCTCCGCGAGCGCGGCGTGCCAACGGTCCTGGTGGACCGGCTGGCTGACGAGTCCAAGTTCAGCTCGGTTGCCGTGGATGACGACGCCGGCGGGTACCTGGCTGCCCGGCACCTGCTGGACACTGGCCGCCGTCGGCTGGCTTTCGTTGGCGGCCCTACGTCCATCCGGCAGGTCGCGGACCGGCTCCAGGGGGCCCAGCGGGCCGTGAAGGAGGAGCCGGATGCCAGCCTCGAGGTGCTGGATTCGGAAGGGCAGACCGTCCTGGCTGGGCGCAGCGTGGGCGACATGCTGGTGGAGCGTGGGCGGGCTGAACTGCCCGAGGGGATTTTCTGCGCCAACGACCTCCTGGCCTTGGGCGTCATGCAGTCGCTCACCATGACGCATACGTTCCGGATCCCCGAGGACGTGGCGTTGATTGGCTATGACGACATCGACTTTGCCGTCTCCGCGGTGGTTCCCCTGTCCTCCATCCGCCAGCCCACCCAGCTGCTGGGCCGGACGGCCATCGAACTGCTGTCCGAAGAGGTGGAGTCCCAGAATCCCGTCCACCGGTCTGTTGTGTTCACGCCGGAGCTGGTGGTCCGCCAGAGCACGGCCGCGCCGGCCGCCGGCTGATCAGCCGGGCGCTCTATTTTCCCGTCTGCTGGAGCCACTTCATGGATTCGTCCCGGGACGTGAAGAAGCGGGTGGGGCAGGGCGGATTGTGGACGCCGAGGAAGAAGTTGGCGATGATCCGGTCCACGGGGCTCGACCCAAGCAGGGCAATGCGGTTGGCGGCGCACGGGATGGAGAACACTGAGCGCGCCTGGATGCTGACGTTTTCCGTGGTGGCCATGTCCACCAGCATCGGATAATTGCCGTCCCCTGCTATGCGGTTCACCGCAGCCATCGCCGCCTGCGCATCCTCGACTTCTATCCGGACTTTGGGCTCCCACATAAGGTGGATGACGCCGTCCGCGCTCAGTTCCACGGTTCCCTTGCCGCCGTCGACCATTACGGGCTCCATACCCCGCCTCCCTCCAGTGGGCAGTTCCTCAACCCCTCTATCTTGCACCAGCACCGGAGCGCCCAGCCCCCGGCCGGCCGCTCTTCCACCTCACGTCCCGCCCACGGCCAGCTTGACTCATCAGCATACTTACTAATACGTTGGTCGATGTGCCCGTGGCCTGGATCACGTTCCAACGCCGCGCGTCGCGGCCCGCGAGGGCTGCATCTGAAATGCACTGCATTTGAAATAAACAGTTCCGCCGGGGTTCTCCATGGGGGCGGAATCCCGGGGGATTCATTGCGCCGCAACCCGGCGCTGAAAGGATTTACCGAAAATGCGAACCAAGGTCTCAGCCTCAGTCACCGCCATTGCCCTCTCCGGCGCCATGCTCTTCGGCATGGCAGGCCCGGCGACGGCAGCAGCACCCGCGGCTCCTTCTGCCGCGTCCCAGTCACCACAAGCAGCCAACGTCACTGGAACCATCAACCAGACCATTGACGGCGTGGGCACCTTCGTCGGCTCGTTTACGCCGTCCAATTTCAGCGTCCAGGACGGCCAACTGACCGTCACCGGTTTGGTGCAGGGCACCCTCACCGATCTTGCCGGCGTGGCCACTCCGGTGAGCCAGACCGTGACCACCACGGCCGCTGCGGCCCCAACCACCAACGCCGCGACGGCCGCAGGAGGCGGTTGCGACGTCGTGAACCTGGTCCTCGGGCCGCTGCACCTGGACGTCCTGGGGCTCAATGTCGACCTGAACCAGGTTGTCCTGGACATTGTTGCGCAGTCGAGGGCGGGCAAACTTGTCGGCAACCTTCTGTGCGCGGTCACCGGGCTCCTTGACGGCGGCAATGGCCTCAGCGGCCTGGCGAACCTGCTCAACCGGCTGCTGGGGCTCTAGTTTCCCGGTAGTTCAACAAGCGGCTATTGCAGCGACACGATGGGCGGCCCTCCGGGGCCGCCCATCTTCTCTTTGGTGCTGCAGCTTCGTGACCACCAGGTTGCGGTAGGCCGCCCGGAGCGGGGCCATCTGCCGGAAACCAATCCGGCCGCCACCGAGCACCTTCGACGACGGATCCTGCCATTCGAAGAGCAGCAGCCCATTGATGGAAAACGCTGCCAGGGGCCCGTCCTTCACCAGTTCCAGGCGGTAGTAGTCCGTGGCGTCCTCCGCGGGCGGCAACGGGTCCGCGCCCTGCGCCACCAGCTCGAAGCCCGCACTCTTGCGCAGGTTGCAGGTGCGGAACGCCCGCTCAGACGGGTATTTGTGCCGGAAGTAGGAGACGTGCAGGGCGTCGATGTCGCCCGAGTGGTACTGCGGGTAGTGGCCAGTCCTGGGCGCGAGCGCCGGGCTGAAGAGATCCTGCCCGCCGTGCCCGGTGGCTGCGAAGAACACCATGGCCAGGCCCGGCTCCGCGAGCGGCATGAACTCCCAGCTGATCCGGATGCCGTCCGGGAATTCCACCGGGCACCACAACGTCCAGTGCGCGTGGTCGCCGAACTCCTGGTCGTCCAGCGCGCCGGACAGCTCCAGGGCACCCTCGTGGCTGCCGTGGCGCAACGGTCCTTCCGCTACCCATCCAGCCACATCCCCGGGCCCAGCCAGCGGGTTGCTGTAGAGGACCCGCTCCTTGACCGCTGCGGCCCCCATTAGGCGCGTCCCGCCGTCGTACTCATTGCCTTGGTACTGGTAGCTCCGCGATGCCAGTAGCCCGTACCCCAGCCCGCGCAGCTGCCGGGCCACCTCCCCGGCCACCAGCGAGGCACCGTGCTGCGAGAAATGCGTATCGTCGGCCAGGCCATCGGGCCAATATGCGTGCTCGCCCGGCGCGAAGTGGCAGAAGAGCTCCCTGGATCCTTCCCGGCCCAGCCGGAGATAAAGGTGCCGGGTCCACGCGTTGAGGTCCACCACGGGGACCCCGAGCTCCTGGCCCAGTTCGCGGACCACCTCCGGATAGTCGTCCAGGCTCTCTTCGAGGACGTACGACGACGGCCCCTCCCCCGGGTGCCCGCCGCCCAGGAAGTGCCGGCGCTCCACGGAGGTGCACAGCACCGCCGCCGCGCCCCGGGCGCGCACCTCCCCCACCATGGCTCGCAGGTTGGCCGCGTAGCCGGTGCGGGCGGCCAGGTGCGGCCTCTTCTGGTCGTTGTGGCCGAACTGGATGAGCACGGCGTCGCCCGGGCCTGCTGCGGTGAGCAGCTCCTCCCAGAGCCCCTCCGTGCGGAACGATTCGGTGTCGGCGCCGCCCTTGGCGAAGTTGTGCACCGTTCCCCACGTGAAGGTGAGGGGTGCCAGCTGCGCTCCCCAACCGCTCATGGGGAACTCGTGCGTGGGACAGTTGGCAACGGTGGAGTC
This region of Arthrobacter sp. DNA4 genomic DNA includes:
- a CDS encoding DUF1961 family protein yields the protein MKILLAGDSTVANCPTHEFPMSGWGAQLAPLTFTWGTVHNFAKGGADTESFRTEGLWEELLTAAGPGDAVLIQFGHNDQKRPHLAARTGYAANLRAMVGEVRARGAAAVLCTSVERRHFLGGGHPGEGPSSYVLEESLDDYPEVVRELGQELGVPVVDLNAWTRHLYLRLGREGSRELFCHFAPGEHAYWPDGLADDTHFSQHGASLVAGEVARQLRGLGYGLLASRSYQYQGNEYDGGTRLMGAAAVKERVLYSNPLAGPGDVAGWVAEGPLRHGSHEGALELSGALDDQEFGDHAHWTLWCPVEFPDGIRISWEFMPLAEPGLAMVFFAATGHGGQDLFSPALAPRTGHYPQYHSGDIDALHVSYFRHKYPSERAFRTCNLRKSAGFELVAQGADPLPPAEDATDYYRLELVKDGPLAAFSINGLLLFEWQDPSSKVLGGGRIGFRQMAPLRAAYRNLVVTKLQHQREDGRPRRAAHRVAAIAAC